CCGGTGGCACCCTCGCTCGGCACGGTCGCGCCCAGCGGAGCGCCCTCGCTCTTGGCCAGGTTCACCGTGACCTGCCACGCGGTGCCGATCACTGCGTCCGCGTTCTTGAGCGACTGGGTTTCCTTGAGGTAGTCCGACCAGTACTCGCTGACGTTCGGGCGCTGCTTCTTCAGCAGGTCCACCGCTGCGTTGAACTGCTTGTCGTCCAAGGCGTACGGGTTCTTGATGCCGAGGTCGGGCTGGTGCGCCATGAGGTACAGCGCGGCGTCGGCGATGTAGATCGGCGAGTCGTAGGCGATGATCTTGCCCTTGTAGGGCGAGTTCACGTCGAACATCGGCGACCACGACGTCGGCTCCGGGCTCACCTTGTCGGTGCGGTACGTCAGCACGTTGGCGCCCCAGCCGTGCGGGATGCCGTAGGCGACGTTGTTGACGCTGTTCCACGCCTTGTTCTTCAGGAACGGGTAGACGTCGTTGTAGTTCGGCACGAGCGCGGTGTTGACCGGCTCGACGTCACCCGAGGCGACCAGGCGCAGCGAGGCGTCGCCCGAGGCGGACACCACGTCGTACTGGCCCGTCTTCATCAGCGTCACGGCCTCGTCGGACGTGCCGAACGGCTTGACGGTGACCTTGCAGCCGGTCTGGTCCTCGAACGGCTTGACCCAGTTGATCTTCGAGTCGTTGGAGCCGTTCTCGGCGTAACCGGGCCACGCGAGCACGTTCAGCTGGCCTTCCGGCTGGCCGAGCTGGGTGAGTGCGGCCAGCTTGGGCGGGGTGAACCCCTGGGCGCCAGGCGCGGACCCCGTGCTTGAGTCGGAGCCCGACGTCCCGCAGGCCGCGAGCAGCAGGCTCACGCCGCACAGACCTGCGAGCAGCGTCTTCCTGTTCTTCATGTCGAGAGAAACCTTCCCGTGAGAACTAGCCGGCTTCGGGGACCCGGAAACTGTGTTCGTGGCGCCACCGCAAGCGGACCCGGCCGTCGGCGAACTCGGTCGGTTCACTGGTGTTCTGGCGGACCACGGACAACTGACCCCCCGCATCGAGCGCGACAGCGTAGCGCACTGTGGATCCGGCGTATACGACATCCGTGACGATTCCGGTCGCGGAAGTCTCGCCCGGACCGGCCGGCGACGCAAGATCACCATCGATGCGAATTTTCTCCGGCCGGATGCTGTACACGCCGGGCTTGCCGATCACCGCTTCGGCCCCACGCCCGCTGAGCAGGTTGGACGTGCCGACGAAGCCGGCGACGAACGCGCTCGCCGGTCTCTCGTACACCTCCACCGGGGTGCCGACCTGTTCGATCCGCCCGGCGTTGAACACCGCGATGCGGTCGCTCATGGTCAGCGCCTCGTCCTGGTCGTGCGTCACGAACACGAAGGTGATCCCGACCTCGCGCTGGATCTGCTTGAGCTCGATCTGCATCGCCTGCCGCAGCTTGAGGTCGAGCGCTCCCAGCGGTTCGTCGAGCAGCAGCACCTTCGGGCGGTTCACGAGCGCCCGCGCGAGAGCGACGCGCTGGCGCTGACCACCCGAGAGCTGCGAAGGCTTGCGGTCGCCGTACTCCCCGAGCCGCACGGTCTCGAGGGCTTCCGCGGCGCGTTGCCTGCGCTCGGCCTTGGCGACCCGTTTGACCTTGAGGCCGTACTCCACGTTCTGCCGCACGGACATGTGCGGGAAGAGCGCGTAGTCCTGGAACACGGTGTTCACGTCGCGCTCGAACGGCGCCAGCTGGCTGACGTCGCGGCCGGCCAGGTGGATGGTGCCGGCCGTCGGCAGCTCGAAGCCGGCGATCATGCGCAGCACCGTGGTCTTCCCCGAGCCCGACGGACCGAGCATGGAGAAGAACTCACCGGGCGGGATGTCGAGGTCGACGCCGTCGACGGCGCGGACCTTGTCGAAGTGCTTCTGCAGCCCGGTGAGCCGGATCGCCGGCTCACCGCCGGCGCGCGGCCGTTCGGGCCGGCGGGCGGTCGTCGGGGCTTGGTGGGGCATGGCGGGCCTTCCCGTGGATCTCGTCACCGGTACCTACAGCGCGCTCATCACGTGTTTGACGCGGGTGTAGTCCTCGAGGCCGTACAGCGAGAGATCCTTGCCGTAACCCGACTTCTTGAACCCGCCGTGGGGCATCTCGGCGACGAGCGGGATGTGGGTGTTGATCCACACGCACCCGAAGTCGAGCTTGGCGGACACACGCATGGCGCGCTGGTGGTCCTTGGTCCAGATCGAGGACGCGAGGCCGTAGGGCACGCCGTTGGCCGCCTTCACCGCGTCGGCCTCGTCGGAGAAGCGCTGCACGGTGATCACGGGGCCGAAGATCTCGTTCTGGGTGATTTCGTCGTCCTGCGTGACGCCCGAGACCACGGTGGCCTCGTAGAAGAAGCCCTCGTCGCCGACGCGCCGCCCTCCACAGTGGACGGTGGCGTGGCCGGGCAGGCGGTCGATGAAGCCGGACACCTTCTCCAGCTGCGCGGCGTTGTTGAGCGGGCCGAAGGCGACGGTGTCGTCGTCGGGCTTGCCGGTCTTGTTCGCCTCGGCCTGGCGCGAGAGCGCAGCCACGAATGAGTCGTGCACGTCGTCGGCCACCAGCACGCGCGTGGCGGCGGTGCAGTCCTGGCCGGCGTTGAAGTAGCCCGCCATCGCGATGGTCTCGGCTGCGACCTCGAGGTCGGCGTCGGAGAACACGATCACCGGCGCCTTGCCGCCCAGCTCGAGGTGCACGCGCTTGACGTCGCGGGCCGCGGCCCCGGCCACCTCGATGCCGGCCCGCACGGAGCCGGTGATCGACACCATCGCCGGGATCGGGTGCTCCACCAGCGCGCGGCCGGAGTCGCGGTCGCCGGTCACGACGTTGAACACGCCCGGCGGCAGGAACTCGCCGCAGATCTCGGCCAGCAGCAGCGTGGACGCCGGCGTGGTGTCCGAGGGCTTGAGCACCACGGTGTTGCCCGCCGCGAGCGCGGGCGCGATCTTCCAGATCGCCATGAGCAGCGGGTAGTTCCACGGCGTCACCTGCGCGCAGACACCCACGGGCTCACGGCGGACGAAGGACGTGTGGCCTTCCATGTACTCGGCCGCCGCGCGGCCTTCGAGCACGCGCGCGGCGCCGGCGAAGAAGCGCAGCTGGTCGACGATCATCGGCAGCTCTTCGGACATCGTGAGCGCCACCGGTTTGCCGGTGTTGCGCGACTCCACGGCGATGAGCTCCTCGCCGCGGGCCTCCACGGCGTCGGCGATCTTCAGCAGCGCGAGCTGGCGCTGGGCCGGCGTGGTCTCTTTCCAGCTCTCGAACGCCTCGGCCGCAGTCTTGAGCGCGCGGTCGACGTCCTCGGCACCCGCCACCGGCGCGGTGCAGTACGCGCGCCCCGTGACCGGGTCGACGATCTCGAGAACCTTCCCTGACAGCGAGTCGACGAACTTCCCGCCGACGTAGTGCTTCAGTTCCTGCACGCGTGCGCCTCCTGACTCTCCGTGGCAGGATGAAACATATAACTCCATATTTCACATGACAAGGTCCTGGGGCACTATTGGCCCCAATCGCACGCCGAGACGGGTGGACCCACGATGCGCAAGGAGATGTCGAACAGCGCACGACTGGCGATGTTCGCTCCGCTGGACCAGCTCGGCCGCGCCGAGGCGGTCGCGGCCCGGCTGCTCGACGCCATCACCCTGGGTCTGCTCGACGACGCCGAGCAGCTGCCGAGCGAGGTCGAGCTCGCCGCGCAGTTCCGCGTGTCCACCGTGACGGTCCGTGAAGCGCTCGCCGTGCTGCGGCAGCAGGGGCTGGTCGAGACCAGGCGCGGCCGCGGCGGCGGCAGCTTCGTGCGCACGCCCGCGTGGCCGGCGCCAAGCTCGTGGGCGCAGCGCCTGCGGCTCGTCTCGCTCGCGGACCTGCGCGACTTCGGCGACCACTACCTCGCCGTGGCCGGGTCGGCGGCCAAGCTCGCGTCGGAGCGCACCTCACCCGAGGACCTCGAACGACTGCGCCTGACCAGCGAAGACCTCCTCGGAGCGACCGGTCCCGAGGCGACGCGCGCCGAACGCCACTTCCACCTCGAGGTCGCGGCGGCCGCGCAGTCGCCGCGCCTCACCAACCAGGAGGTCCAACTGCAGGGCGAACACGGCGGGTTGCTCTGGGTGCCCCTCGACGGCGAGGACACCTGCCGCCAGTCCTACGCTGAGCACCACGCGATCGTCACCGCGATCGCGGCAGCCGACGGCGACCGGGCCCGCAAGCTGACCGAGGAGCACATCCTGAGCGCGCTCGACCGGCTCGTGGATCTGCACTTAAGCCTCGAAACGCCGTAAGCTTCGATGACCCCGCGATCGAGGTGAGCATCGTGACCGACACCCGCACGTTGACCGGCGACGAGGTCGTCGCGCAGGTATCCGCGCTGGTCGAGGAGATCTTCGAGCGGCTCAAGCCCGTATTGGCCGCGGCCGAGACCCTGCTGGCCGAGCCCGGCGGCGCCGGTTCCGGCACGCTCCGCGGCATCCGGCCGCAGGTGCTGGAGGCCCTCGGTGGCCTCGTGATCGGCGCCGGGTTCGTCAGCGCACCCCACGTGTTGTCGGACCAGGAGTTCGGCTTCGAGTGGTGGACCACCACCGGTTCGGACCAGGTGCCGGAGCAGCTGTTCATCAGCCTCGATCCGGAGAGCCCCAACTTCCTCGACTACACGCGCCAGTCGTGGTTCACCGTGCCGCGCGACAGCGGGCGGCGCCACATCAACGGGCCGTACGTCGACTACCTCTGCACCGACGAGTACACGCTCACGTTCACGCTGCCTGTGTACCGCGACGGTTCGTTTGCCGGTGTGGTGGGCGCGGACGTCTACGTGCGCGAGTTCGAGCGGACGGTGAGCCGGCGGCTGCGTTCGCTGGGCCGGCACGCCGCTCTGCTCAACGCGCAAGGGCGCGTGATCGTGTCGAACAGCGTCCGGCAGGCGACGGGTTCGCTGGTGCGCGACGTCGACGTGCCGGCATGGTGGACCGCCGGGGCGGAACCGCTGACGATGTCGGGCGGCGCGACTTTGCGGCGGTGCGGGGATTCGCCGATCGCGTTGCTCGTGAGTGTGTGATCTTCGGCGGATGACCTTCAGCGGTTGACCTGGAGGGCGAGCCAGAGTTCGGCCCTGGTGCCGGGTGAGTCGAGGTCCTGACCGAGGAGCTCGGCCGCCTTGGTGATGCGGTTGCGCAGGGTGTGGCGGTGGATGTGCAGCCGGGTGGCGGCGCGGTCCCAATGGCCGTGGTTTTCCAGCCAGCAGCGCAGGGACTCCTCCAGCTCGCCGCGGCCGGACTCGTCGTGGGTGCGCAGCGGGTTCAGCAGCTCGTGCGCGAAGGCTTGGGCGGCAAGGGGATCCAGGAGGTTGAGCAGTCCGCGGCCGGCGTGGTCGGCGTAGCGCAGGAGCGGGAGGTCCTGGCTGCGTGCGGTTTCGGCTGCCTGCTTGGCCTGACGCAGGGCTGCCGGGAACTCGCTCGCATCGCCGACGCCGACGTGGCAGCCGCCGACTTCGGCGGCCGCGGTGAGCACGCGGTCGGCGTCGTCGGTCGCGGCGACGAGGAGCGAGTCGGAGTGGGCGAAGAACACTTGTGCCGCAACGGGTTCCAGGCGGTCGTACAGCGTGGTCCGCGCGGCCGGCGGGCCCGCGACGGCGAGCACGGCCCACGGTGACGGCGGAGCGCCTTGCACCGTGCGCAGCACGTCGAGCGCGAGGGCTTCCTGACCGTCGGTGAACAGGTCGAGCAGGCCGGTGCGCAGCCGGGACAGTGCGCCGCGCTGGGCGCGGTCCTGCTCCAGCGCAAGGGAAAGCAGTGAGACCGCGGTGTTCACGATGTGGCGGCCGGCCGAGTCGAGTGGCTGGGTGGTGCCGACCGCGAGGGCGCCGCGCGTGTGCAAGGTCTGGAGCACGACCTCCTGCTCCCCCAGCGTGACAACCCGCGTGCCGGCGCGCAGGTCCTTAACGTCGAGCTGTTCCCCGTATGCGCGAGCGGACACGGAGGAGACTTCGCGGATGCGGCCGGCGGCGTCGAACAGCACGACCCAACCGTCGACGAGCCGGGCGAGGCGGCGCACGACGCCCGGCGCGCCCGTCTTCCCGACAGCAGTGCGGGTGAGCTCCTGCTGGGCTCGGCCGATGCGGACGGTCGCGGCGTACTCGTCGGCTGCGACCGCGCGGGAGACGGCGCGGGTGATGGCGATGAAGGGCGTCTTGCGGGGCACTTCGAGCACCGGGAGGCCGACCTCGTCGGCGATCGCCTTCAACGTGGCCGGCACGTGCTCGTGGCTGAGCCCGACGCCGAAGCCGAGCCCGGCGGTGCCCGCTTCGACGAGGCGGCGGACGTAGGCCTCGGACGTCGTCTCGTCGAGGGCCAGGCCCGTGGTGAGCAGGAGCTCGCCGCCTTCCAGGAAGGCGTGGGGGTCGGTGAGCTCGGTCGGGTGCACCCAGCCGATCGGGCGGTCGAGCCCAGCCTCTCCGGCGACCACGCTAAGAGCGAGCGGCCGCTGTTCGGTGAGTGCGCGCAGGGTGAGTGCCATAGTGGCCAAGTTTACGCGCGGTCTTGGACATCTTGGCCAGCTGACTCGGGCCTGGAGCCGCCTCATCCTGGGAGGTGACCCAGCCCGTTTCCCAGGAGTTGAGCCCATGACCACGACCACCGAGACCCTGGTGGCCCCGGCGCCCCGTCAGCGCCAGTTGCGCACCGAGATCCCCGGCCCGGCGTCGCGCGCGCTGCAGGAGCGGCGGACGGCCGCGGTCGCGGCGGGGGTGAGCTCGACGCTGCCCGCGTACATCACGTCGGCCAGCGGCGGCCTGCTCACCGACGCCGACGGCAACGTGCTCATCGACTTCGGCTCCGGCATCGCCGTGACGAACGTGGGGCACTCCGCGCCCGAGGTGGTCGACCGCGTGCGCAAGCAGGCGTGCTGGTTCACGCACACGTGTTTCATGGTCACGCCGTACGAGGGTTACGTCGAGGTGTGCGAGGCGCTGGCCGAGCTGACGCCGGGTGACCACGCGAAGAAGTCGGTGCTGTTCAATTCCGGCGCGGAGGCCGTGGAGAACGCGGTGAAGATCGCGCGCGCCGCGACCGGGCGGCAGGCCGTGGTGGTGTTCGATCACGCGTACCACGGGCGGACGAACCTGACGATGGCGTTGACCGCGAAGTCGGTGCCCTACAAGCACGGCTTCGGGCCGTTCGCGCCCGAGGTGTACCGCGTGCCGGGGTCGTACCCGTACCGCGACGGGCTTTCGGGTCCGGAGGCCGCGCGGATCGCGATCGACCGGATCGAGAAGCAGATCGGCGGCGACCAGGTGGCGGCCGTCGTGATCGAGCCGATCCAGGGCGAGGGCGGGTTCATCGAGCCGGCGCCCGGGTTCCTGCCGGCCCTTTCCGCGTGGTGCACCGCGAACGGCGTGGTGTTCATGGCCGACGAGGTGCAGACCGGCTTCTGCCGCACGGGCGACTGGTTCGCGTCGTCGCGCGAGGGCGTGGTGCCGGATCTGATCGCGACGGCCAAGGGCATCGCGGCCGGGCTGCCGCTCTCGGCCGTGACCGGGCGTGCGGAGCTGCTCGACGCGGTCGGCCCCGGCGGGCTCGGCGGGACCTACGGCGGCAACCCGATCGCATGTGCCGCGGCGCTGGGTTCGATCGAGACGATGCGTACTTCGGATCTCGCGTCTTCGGCGCAGCGCGTGGAGTCCTTTGTGCTGCCTCGGCTGCGCGCGCTGGCCGCCGAGACGGGCGTGATCGGCGACGTGCGCGGGCGCGGCGCGATGCTGGCCGCGGAGTTCGTTCGCGCCGGCACTTCCGAGCCGGACGCCGACCTGACCAAGCGCGTCGCGGCCGCGTGCCACGCACTCGGCGTGGTGGTGCTGACCTGCGGCACCTACGGCAACGTCATCCGGCTGCTGCCGCCGCTTTCCCTGTCCAACGAGCTGCTCGACGAGGGCCTGTCCGTCCTCGAGCACGCGGTCCGCACGGAGGTGCGCAAGTGACTGTTCCCTTTTGGATCGCCGGCAAGCCGGTGACCAGTTCTTCGACCGCGGTCGTCCGCCATTCCTACGACGGGAGCGAAGCCGGTTCGCACTACGTGCCGACCGCGTCGGACGTCGAGGCGGCGGTCGCCGCGGCGGCTTCGGGCGCCGACGAGTTCGCCACTACGCCCGCGCACGTGCGGGCGGGGGCGTTGGACCACGTGTCCCGTTCGTTGAGTCAGCGGGCCGACGAGATCGCGCAGCTCATCACGGCCGAGTCGGGCAAGCCGTTGAAGTGGTCTCGGGGCGAGGTGGGGCGCGCGGTGTCGACGTTCCGCTGGGCCGCCGAGGAAGCCCGCCGGTTCTCGGGCGAGCTCCAGCGCCTCGACACGGACCCTGGCGGCACCGGCCGGTTGGCCTTGGTGCGGCGCGTGCCTCGCGGACCGGTGCTCGGCATCACGCCGTTCAACTTCCCGCTGAACCTGGTGGCGCACAAGGTCGCGCCGGCCATCGCGGTCGGTGCGCCGATCGTGCTGAAGCCGGCGCCGGCGACGCCGTTGACGTCGTTGCTGCTGGGGGAAATCCTGACGGAGACGGCGTTGCCGCCGGGGAGCTGGTCGATCTTGCCGCTGGGCAATGGCGAGACGGCTTCGCTGGTGCAGGATCCTCGGCTGCCGGTCGTGTCGTTCACGGGGTCGGTGCCCGTCGGCTGGTCGATTCGGGACAGTGTGCCACGCAAGCACGTCGCCCTGGAGCTCGGTGGAAACGGCGCCGTACTGGTCTGTCCCGATTGGCCGGACCTCGACTTCGCGGCGCAGCGGATCGCGACGTTCTCGATGTACCAGGCGGGCCAGTCGTGCATCTCGGTGCAGCGGGTCTACGTGCACACGGACGTTTACGACGAGCTGGAGTCGCGGGTCTTGGCGCAGGTCGCGGCCCTGCACACGGGCGACCCTGCTTCGGACGGTGTCGACGTCGGACCGCTGATCAACGAGGCCGCGGCTTCGCGCGTCGCTTCGTGGGTGTCGGACGCGGTGTCGGCCGGCGCTTCCCTGCTGACCGGTGGCGGTCGTTCCGGCGCGACGGTGGAGCCCACGGTGCTGTCCGGGGTGCCGGAAGACGCGGCAGTGATGGCCGAGGAGGTGTTCGGGCCGGTGGTTTCGCTGATCCGGGTGTCCTCTGTGGACGAGGGCGTCTCGCGGATCAACGCTTCGCGCTTCGGCCTCCAGGCCGGCGTCTTCACGCGCGACCTGCCCACCGCGTTCGACATCTCCGCGCGGCTGAAGGTCGGCGGCGTCCTCATCGGCGACGTCCCCAGCTTCCGCGCCGACCAGATGCCCTACGGGGGCGTCAAGGACTCCGGCGTCGGCCGCGAAGGCCCGGCGGCGGCGATGGCGGACTTCACTGAGGAACGGGTGACGGTACTGACGGGGTTGACGCTGTAGGAATCAGAGGTCGACGGGCCGCTCAGCTTCTGGGCGGCCCGTGGTCCCTACTCGTCGTCGACGTAGTGGTCCCAGAACGCGATCCGCGGGGGCGGCCACGGTCCGGACAAGGGTTCGGCGAACTCGCGGACGATGTAGTTCAGCAGATCCCTGCCGTAGTAGATGATGTCGAAGCCGCGCATGGAGAGGACCGGGCGCCCGGAGGTGCCATGTCCTCCGGGGAGGTAGCGGTGAGCATAGATCGGCACCATCGGGGCCGCCGCGCGGAGGCGGCGGCGGAAGGCGCCCACGGCGTCGTGCGGGGTGATCGGGCGGTTGCCCCAGCGGGGCTCCCAGTAGCCGTCGCGGACGAGGTCGGTGACGTAGTCCGTCTCCCAGTCGAGGTGGGCGCGAAGGGCGGCCGAGTCGCCGTTGCGCCAGTCGGGCCACGGTTGTTTCCAGGTTTGACCCTCTTCGTGCGGAGACTCGACGGGCAGGCCCGTGGCGAGGAACGCGCGGTGGTCGTCGGCGAATTCGATCCCGTACTGGGCCTCGATCCGATCGAATTCCGCGTCGGTGAGGCCGGGCTCGATGCGGCAGCAGTCCAGCGATGCGAGCAACCGCGCGGCTCGTACGCCGAGTGTCACGACAGATCCTCCAGCGCTGCTGTCAAGGCGGCATGCGCTTCGACGAGTGAAGGCCCGTACCAGGTCAGATAGCGACCCGAGACCAGAACCGGGCGCAGGTCCGGGAAGAAGCCCGGGCCGTCGTCGGCGGTGAACTCGTACGGTTCGTCCGGCAGCACGACGATGTCGGCGGCAGCTGCCTGCAACTCGGCCAGTGGCGGGCGCGGGTAGCGATCATCTGCGTCGGCGTACGCGTTCGCCACGCCGACGCGGCGCAGGACATCGCCGGCGAAGGTGTCGCGCCCCAGCACGATCCACGGTTTGCGCCAGACCGGGATGACGGCGTGGAAGCTGATCGGGGCCGTCGTGCGCCAGAGTTCTTCGGCGGTGACCAGCCACTCGGGTTCGTCGAGGGCGTAGACCTGCGTCAGCAAGCGGCGCAGAGAGCCCAGAGCCGCAGGCACCGAGGCGGCTGCCGCCATGACGAACACGGGGATTCCATTGGCGCGCAGCCGTTCTACGTCCTCCGGGCGGTTCTCCTCCGAGTTCGCCAGCACCAGGTCCGGTGCCAAGTCCAGCACGCGGTCGATCTTCGGGTACTTCGACCCGCCCACGCGCGGAACGTCCAAATCGGACGGATGCGTGCAGTAGTCCGTGGCACCGACGAGCCGGCCGGGCGCGCTGACCGCCACGGCTTCCGTCAGCGAGGGCACCAGGGACACCACCCGCACCGGCGGGCCGGAGAGCGGGACCGGTTCGCCCAGGTCGTCGACCAGTGTCCTCATACGCGTTCGAACGACACCTTCCGCTTGTCGACGTCCACGGCGGTCAGGCGGACGCCGATCCGTTCGCCTTCAGGAAAATTCGAGCCGGTGCACTTGGCCATCACCGGCGGGTTCTCCACGAGGATCTCGGCTCGCGTCTCCTCCGCGCGC
The sequence above is a segment of the Amycolatopsis sp. 2-15 genome. Coding sequences within it:
- a CDS encoding ABC transporter substrate-binding protein, producing MKNRKTLLAGLCGVSLLLAACGTSGSDSSTGSAPGAQGFTPPKLAALTQLGQPEGQLNVLAWPGYAENGSNDSKINWVKPFEDQTGCKVTVKPFGTSDEAVTLMKTGQYDVVSASGDASLRLVASGDVEPVNTALVPNYNDVYPFLKNKAWNSVNNVAYGIPHGWGANVLTYRTDKVSPEPTSWSPMFDVNSPYKGKIIAYDSPIYIADAALYLMAHQPDLGIKNPYALDDKQFNAAVDLLKKQRPNVSEYWSDYLKETQSLKNADAVIGTAWQVTVNLAKSEGAPLGATVPSEGATGWSDTWMVSAKSQHKTCAYKWMDYIISPKVNAQVAEYFGEAPANSKACAEMTDKTLCDTYHANDAAYAAKIQYWTTPIQQCLDGRTDVKCKDYGDWTKAWTEIKG
- a CDS encoding ABC transporter ATP-binding protein, producing MPHQAPTTARRPERPRAGGEPAIRLTGLQKHFDKVRAVDGVDLDIPPGEFFSMLGPSGSGKTTVLRMIAGFELPTAGTIHLAGRDVSQLAPFERDVNTVFQDYALFPHMSVRQNVEYGLKVKRVAKAERRQRAAEALETVRLGEYGDRKPSQLSGGQRQRVALARALVNRPKVLLLDEPLGALDLKLRQAMQIELKQIQREVGITFVFVTHDQDEALTMSDRIAVFNAGRIEQVGTPVEVYERPASAFVAGFVGTSNLLSGRGAEAVIGKPGVYSIRPEKIRIDGDLASPAGPGETSATGIVTDVVYAGSTVRYAVALDAGGQLSVVRQNTSEPTEFADGRVRLRWRHEHSFRVPEAG
- a CDS encoding gamma-aminobutyraldehyde dehydrogenase, with the translated sequence MQELKHYVGGKFVDSLSGKVLEIVDPVTGRAYCTAPVAGAEDVDRALKTAAEAFESWKETTPAQRQLALLKIADAVEARGEELIAVESRNTGKPVALTMSEELPMIVDQLRFFAGAARVLEGRAAAEYMEGHTSFVRREPVGVCAQVTPWNYPLLMAIWKIAPALAAGNTVVLKPSDTTPASTLLLAEICGEFLPPGVFNVVTGDRDSGRALVEHPIPAMVSITGSVRAGIEVAGAAARDVKRVHLELGGKAPVIVFSDADLEVAAETIAMAGYFNAGQDCTAATRVLVADDVHDSFVAALSRQAEANKTGKPDDDTVAFGPLNNAAQLEKVSGFIDRLPGHATVHCGGRRVGDEGFFYEATVVSGVTQDDEITQNEIFGPVITVQRFSDEADAVKAANGVPYGLASSIWTKDHQRAMRVSAKLDFGCVWINTHIPLVAEMPHGGFKKSGYGKDLSLYGLEDYTRVKHVMSAL
- a CDS encoding FadR/GntR family transcriptional regulator, yielding MRKEMSNSARLAMFAPLDQLGRAEAVAARLLDAITLGLLDDAEQLPSEVELAAQFRVSTVTVREALAVLRQQGLVETRRGRGGGSFVRTPAWPAPSSWAQRLRLVSLADLRDFGDHYLAVAGSAAKLASERTSPEDLERLRLTSEDLLGATGPEATRAERHFHLEVAAAAQSPRLTNQEVQLQGEHGGLLWVPLDGEDTCRQSYAEHHAIVTAIAAADGDRARKLTEEHILSALDRLVDLHLSLETP
- a CDS encoding cache domain-containing protein; this encodes MTDTRTLTGDEVVAQVSALVEEIFERLKPVLAAAETLLAEPGGAGSGTLRGIRPQVLEALGGLVIGAGFVSAPHVLSDQEFGFEWWTTTGSDQVPEQLFISLDPESPNFLDYTRQSWFTVPRDSGRRHINGPYVDYLCTDEYTLTFTLPVYRDGSFAGVVGADVYVREFERTVSRRLRSLGRHAALLNAQGRVIVSNSVRQATGSLVRDVDVPAWWTAGAEPLTMSGGATLRRCGDSPIALLVSV
- a CDS encoding PucR family transcriptional regulator, whose product is MALTLRALTEQRPLALSVVAGEAGLDRPIGWVHPTELTDPHAFLEGGELLLTTGLALDETTSEAYVRRLVEAGTAGLGFGVGLSHEHVPATLKAIADEVGLPVLEVPRKTPFIAITRAVSRAVAADEYAATVRIGRAQQELTRTAVGKTGAPGVVRRLARLVDGWVVLFDAAGRIREVSSVSARAYGEQLDVKDLRAGTRVVTLGEQEVVLQTLHTRGALAVGTTQPLDSAGRHIVNTAVSLLSLALEQDRAQRGALSRLRTGLLDLFTDGQEALALDVLRTVQGAPPSPWAVLAVAGPPAARTTLYDRLEPVAAQVFFAHSDSLLVAATDDADRVLTAAAEVGGCHVGVGDASEFPAALRQAKQAAETARSQDLPLLRYADHAGRGLLNLLDPLAAQAFAHELLNPLRTHDESGRGELEESLRCWLENHGHWDRAATRLHIHRHTLRNRITKAAELLGQDLDSPGTRAELWLALQVNR
- the gabT gene encoding 4-aminobutyrate--2-oxoglutarate transaminase, with product MTTTTETLVAPAPRQRQLRTEIPGPASRALQERRTAAVAAGVSSTLPAYITSASGGLLTDADGNVLIDFGSGIAVTNVGHSAPEVVDRVRKQACWFTHTCFMVTPYEGYVEVCEALAELTPGDHAKKSVLFNSGAEAVENAVKIARAATGRQAVVVFDHAYHGRTNLTMALTAKSVPYKHGFGPFAPEVYRVPGSYPYRDGLSGPEAARIAIDRIEKQIGGDQVAAVVIEPIQGEGGFIEPAPGFLPALSAWCTANGVVFMADEVQTGFCRTGDWFASSREGVVPDLIATAKGIAAGLPLSAVTGRAELLDAVGPGGLGGTYGGNPIACAAALGSIETMRTSDLASSAQRVESFVLPRLRALAAETGVIGDVRGRGAMLAAEFVRAGTSEPDADLTKRVAAACHALGVVVLTCGTYGNVIRLLPPLSLSNELLDEGLSVLEHAVRTEVRK
- a CDS encoding aldehyde dehydrogenase family protein, which produces MTVPFWIAGKPVTSSSTAVVRHSYDGSEAGSHYVPTASDVEAAVAAAASGADEFATTPAHVRAGALDHVSRSLSQRADEIAQLITAESGKPLKWSRGEVGRAVSTFRWAAEEARRFSGELQRLDTDPGGTGRLALVRRVPRGPVLGITPFNFPLNLVAHKVAPAIAVGAPIVLKPAPATPLTSLLLGEILTETALPPGSWSILPLGNGETASLVQDPRLPVVSFTGSVPVGWSIRDSVPRKHVALELGGNGAVLVCPDWPDLDFAAQRIATFSMYQAGQSCISVQRVYVHTDVYDELESRVLAQVAALHTGDPASDGVDVGPLINEAAASRVASWVSDAVSAGASLLTGGGRSGATVEPTVLSGVPEDAAVMAEEVFGPVVSLIRVSSVDEGVSRINASRFGLQAGVFTRDLPTAFDISARLKVGGVLIGDVPSFRADQMPYGGVKDSGVGREGPAAAMADFTEERVTVLTGLTL
- a CDS encoding helical backbone metal receptor, translated to MRTLVDDLGEPVPLSGPPVRVVSLVPSLTEAVAVSAPGRLVGATDYCTHPSDLDVPRVGGSKYPKIDRVLDLAPDLVLANSEENRPEDVERLRANGIPVFVMAAAASVPAALGSLRRLLTQVYALDEPEWLVTAEELWRTTAPISFHAVIPVWRKPWIVLGRDTFAGDVLRRVGVANAYADADDRYPRPPLAELQAAAADIVVLPDEPYEFTADDGPGFFPDLRPVLVSGRYLTWYGPSLVEAHAALTAALEDLS